A single genomic interval of Hippoglossus stenolepis isolate QCI-W04-F060 chromosome 24, HSTE1.2, whole genome shotgun sequence harbors:
- the lipt1 gene encoding lipoyltransferase 1, mitochondrial isoform X2: MSNIRRSLSLLRRFTCRTEVLKSQSTDVFQNLALEDWIDANVDLQQRGVLLLWRNRPAVVIGRHQNPWTECNLPAMRRMGIPVARRRSGGGTVFHDLGNLNLTFFASKKEYDRRRNLKVVTEALRRVSPALDVQATDRFDILLNGHLKISGTASRLSRKSSYHHCTLLHSADRSALSAVLRPSCPGIHSNATPSVPSPVANLLDHAPTLQWEELLDGLVHQYNAEFGLSSASSLVDPTDESTFPDISRMEKELRSWDWTFGKTPKFSVQTQLELTDSSARCSAQLHMEVKNGLVQSCELQVPADWLPARLSGELTDSLVGERFCPQRAAAGVAALLRAQSGELQSRLHILCDAVMSVMG; the protein is encoded by the exons ATGTCGAACATCAGAAGGTCGTTGTCTCTCCTCAGAAGGTTCACGTGTCGGACTGAG GTCCTGAAGTCTCAGTCCACCGATGTGTTCCAGAACCTGGCCCTGGAGGACTGGATCGACGCCAACGTGGACCTGCAGCAGCGCggtgtcctgctgctgtggaggaaCCGGCCGGCCGTCGTCATCGGACGCCACCAGAACCCCTGGACCGAGTGCAACCTGCCGGCCATGAGGAGGATGGGGATCCCTGTGGCCCGCAGGCGGAGCGGCGGCGGGACGGTGTTCCACGACCTCGGGAACCTCAACCTGACCTTCTTCGCCTCCAAGAAGGAGTACGACCGGCGGAGGAACCTGAAGGTCGTCACCGAGGCTCTGAGGCGAGTCAGCCCGGCGCTGGACGTCCAGGCCACGGACAGATTCGACATTTTACTCAACGGACACCTCAAGATCTCAg GAACTGCGTCCAGACTGAGCAGGAAGTCGTCGTACCATCACTGCACGCTGCTTCACTCCGCTGACCGCTCCGCCCTCTCCGCCGTGCTCCGCCCCTCCTGCCCCGGTATCCACAGCAACGCCACACCCAGCGTACCCTCCCCTGTGGCCAACCTGCTGGACCACGCCCCCACGCTGCAGTGGGAGGAGCTTCTTGATGGACTGGTGCACCAATACAACGCAG AGTTCGGCCTCAGCTCCGCCTCCAGCCTCGTCGACCCCACGGATGAGTCCACGTTTCCCGACATCAGCCGGATGGAGAAAGAGCTGCGTAGCTGGGACTGGACGTTTGGGAAGACGCCTAAATTCAGTGTGCAGACGCAGCTGGAGCTGACGGACTCCTCTGCTCGCTGCTCCGCTCAGCTGCACATGGAGGTGAAGAACGGGCTGGTCCAGAGCTGTGAGCTCCAGGTGCCTGCAGACTGGCTTCCTGCGCGGCTGAGCGGCGAGCTGACGGACTCGCTGGTCGGTGAGAGGTTCTGTCCACAGCGAGCGGCCGCAGGTGTCGCTGCGCTGCTGCGGGCGCAGAGCGGCGAGCTGCAGAGCCGACTGCACATCCTGTGTGACGCTGTGATGTCAGTGATGGGCTGA
- the lipt1 gene encoding lipoyltransferase 1, mitochondrial isoform X1 — translation MSNIRRSLSLLRRFTCRTEVQSSRTRSCSGGVFPSDVGLVLKSQSTDVFQNLALEDWIDANVDLQQRGVLLLWRNRPAVVIGRHQNPWTECNLPAMRRMGIPVARRRSGGGTVFHDLGNLNLTFFASKKEYDRRRNLKVVTEALRRVSPALDVQATDRFDILLNGHLKISGTASRLSRKSSYHHCTLLHSADRSALSAVLRPSCPGIHSNATPSVPSPVANLLDHAPTLQWEELLDGLVHQYNAEFGLSSASSLVDPTDESTFPDISRMEKELRSWDWTFGKTPKFSVQTQLELTDSSARCSAQLHMEVKNGLVQSCELQVPADWLPARLSGELTDSLVGERFCPQRAAAGVAALLRAQSGELQSRLHILCDAVMSVMG, via the exons ATGTCGAACATCAGAAGGTCGTTGTCTCTCCTCAGAAGGTTCACGTGTCGGACTGAGGTCCAGTCATCCAGGACCAGGTCCTGCTCCGGCGGCGTGTTCCCGTCGGACGTGGGCCTGGTCCTGAAGTCTCAGTCCACCGATGTGTTCCAGAACCTGGCCCTGGAGGACTGGATCGACGCCAACGTGGACCTGCAGCAGCGCggtgtcctgctgctgtggaggaaCCGGCCGGCCGTCGTCATCGGACGCCACCAGAACCCCTGGACCGAGTGCAACCTGCCGGCCATGAGGAGGATGGGGATCCCTGTGGCCCGCAGGCGGAGCGGCGGCGGGACGGTGTTCCACGACCTCGGGAACCTCAACCTGACCTTCTTCGCCTCCAAGAAGGAGTACGACCGGCGGAGGAACCTGAAGGTCGTCACCGAGGCTCTGAGGCGAGTCAGCCCGGCGCTGGACGTCCAGGCCACGGACAGATTCGACATTTTACTCAACGGACACCTCAAGATCTCAg GAACTGCGTCCAGACTGAGCAGGAAGTCGTCGTACCATCACTGCACGCTGCTTCACTCCGCTGACCGCTCCGCCCTCTCCGCCGTGCTCCGCCCCTCCTGCCCCGGTATCCACAGCAACGCCACACCCAGCGTACCCTCCCCTGTGGCCAACCTGCTGGACCACGCCCCCACGCTGCAGTGGGAGGAGCTTCTTGATGGACTGGTGCACCAATACAACGCAG AGTTCGGCCTCAGCTCCGCCTCCAGCCTCGTCGACCCCACGGATGAGTCCACGTTTCCCGACATCAGCCGGATGGAGAAAGAGCTGCGTAGCTGGGACTGGACGTTTGGGAAGACGCCTAAATTCAGTGTGCAGACGCAGCTGGAGCTGACGGACTCCTCTGCTCGCTGCTCCGCTCAGCTGCACATGGAGGTGAAGAACGGGCTGGTCCAGAGCTGTGAGCTCCAGGTGCCTGCAGACTGGCTTCCTGCGCGGCTGAGCGGCGAGCTGACGGACTCGCTGGTCGGTGAGAGGTTCTGTCCACAGCGAGCGGCCGCAGGTGTCGCTGCGCTGCTGCGGGCGCAGAGCGGCGAGCTGCAGAGCCGACTGCACATCCTGTGTGACGCTGTGATGTCAGTGATGGGCTGA